Proteins encoded together in one Streptomyces sp. B1I3 window:
- a CDS encoding ScbA/BarX family gamma-butyrolactone biosynthesis protein, producing the protein MPQPTALVTSERTTVPMELVHRRRTQDVVPTDWTHISGDRFLVRGTWPDNHRFFAPRNGLYDPLLLVESMRQSTILIGHGAYDVPADHHFLMWGLDFTTDPGHLAVRYGPEVELEVELSGITRSSGRLSGMHSHVTVRLGRHTAGTGISRIKVLSAKTYARIRGDLPVAPPAASPAVLAPPPRVGRTRPEDVLLVPTGRAGRWQLRVDTSHPTLYQGPKDHIPGMVLIEAARQAAHAVSGPAAFLPSRGGNAFHRYAEFRSPLWIEAVRQPDGHTVHVTGRQDGRAVFTSSVTVGGAGEIR; encoded by the coding sequence ATGCCGCAGCCAACTGCCCTGGTCACGAGCGAGAGAACCACCGTTCCGATGGAACTGGTGCACCGAAGACGCACGCAGGACGTGGTGCCCACGGATTGGACGCACATATCCGGGGACCGGTTTCTCGTCCGCGGGACGTGGCCCGACAACCACCGCTTCTTCGCTCCGCGCAACGGCCTGTACGACCCGTTACTGCTGGTGGAGTCCATGCGCCAGAGCACGATCCTCATCGGCCACGGTGCCTACGACGTGCCCGCCGACCACCATTTCCTGATGTGGGGACTGGACTTCACCACCGACCCGGGCCACCTCGCCGTCCGGTACGGCCCGGAGGTCGAGCTGGAGGTGGAGCTCTCCGGGATCACGCGCAGCTCGGGCCGCCTGTCCGGAATGCACAGCCACGTCACGGTCCGCCTGGGCCGGCACACGGCGGGCACCGGAATCAGCCGAATCAAGGTCCTGAGCGCCAAGACGTACGCCCGCATACGGGGCGACCTCCCGGTGGCGCCTCCGGCGGCATCGCCCGCCGTCCTCGCCCCACCGCCCAGGGTGGGCCGCACCCGGCCCGAGGACGTCCTGCTCGTCCCCACCGGCCGGGCCGGCCGGTGGCAGCTCCGGGTGGACACCTCGCACCCCACCCTCTACCAGGGGCCCAAGGACCACATACCGGGGATGGTCCTCATCGAGGCCGCGCGGCAGGCGGCCCACGCCGTGTCGGGCCCGGCCGCGTTCCTCCCCAGCCGGGGCGGCAACGCCTTCCACAGGTACGCGGAGTTCCGCAGCCCGCTGTGGATAGAGGCGGTCCGGCAACCGGACGGACACACCGTCCACGTCACCGGCCGGCAGGACGGCCGAGCCGTCTTCACCTCGTCCGTCACGGTGGGCGGCGCCGGAGAGATCCGTTGA